A genomic window from Labrus bergylta chromosome 7, fLabBer1.1, whole genome shotgun sequence includes:
- the bhlhe41 gene encoding class E basic helix-loop-helix protein 41 isoform X1 yields the protein MDERKTRREVMDERIPHLQERQFMEHADFLGVDYPSLYMCKSKRGIKRDDGGKQDAYKLPHRLIEKKRRDRINECIGQLKDLLPEHLKLSTLGHLEKAVVLELTLKHLNALTAVTEQQHQKIIALQNGDRSLKSSIHADLDAFHSGFQTCAKEVLQYLSQFENWATREQRCAQLIGHLHTALAQFHPGAPPPPPPLPLQQHQTPAGGDSQSGQRADNNSQANCVPVIQRTQVGGELNENDTDTDSGYGGEAEKSEAKDKECEQRDKAQQQQQQQGHKAVKIKQEFGDDRAAKKPKMNWSGSGVGGADLTRPDLAFMNSLMGISSMGQQTPICMPFYFINPSAAASYMPFLDKNNIEKYMYPAAAALGSPFPWLYPAHAAAAAAAAAAFPGLSAHFGASSQSKDSQSPDSDESREDETDSPEEDDGEGDVADLSLESNNSPQHQLSACPTS from the exons ATGGATGAGAGAAAGACCAGGAGAGAGGTGATGGATGAGAGAATACCGCATTTACAGGAGAGGCAGTTCATGGAGCACGCCGATTTCTTGGG GGTGGATTATCCCTCCCTGTACATGTGCAAATCCAAAAGAGGAATAAAGCGAGACGATGGTGGGAAG cAGGACGCGTACAAGTTACCTCACCGGTTGatagagaagaaaagaagagacagaaTCAACGAATGTATCGGCCAGCTGAAGGATTTATTACCCGAACATCTGAAGCTGTCG aCTCTGGGGCATTTAGAGAAAGCCGTGGTCCTGGAGTTAACACTGAAACATCTGAACGCACTGACTGCTGTCACCGAGCAGCAGCACCAGAAGATCATCGCTCTGCAGAACG GGGACCGGTCGTTAAAATCCTCCATCCACGCAGACCTGGACGCGTTCCACTCCGGGTTCCAGACCTGTGCCAAAGAGGTCCTGCAGTACCTGAGTCAGTTTGAGAACTGGGCGACGCGGGAGCAGAGGTGCGCGCAGCTCATCGGTCACCTCCACACGGCGCTGGCTCAGTTCCATCCCGGtgcgccgccgccgccgccgccgctgccgCTCCAGCAGCACCAGACCCCCGCGGGGGGGGACTCGCAGAGCGGGCAGAGGGCAGACAACAACAGCCAAGCGAACTGCGTCCCGGTCATCCAGAGGACCCAGGTGGGGGGGGAGCTTAACGAGAATGACACGGACACGGACAGTGGATACGGGGGCGAGGCGGAAAAGAGCGAGGCGAAAGACAAAGAGTGTGAGCAGCGCGACAaggcgcagcagcagcagcagcagcagggacacAAAGCTGTGAAAATCAAGCAGGAGTTTGGAGATGACCGCGCTGCCAAGAAACCAAAGATGAACTGGAGTGGGAGCGGGGTGGGCGGCGCTGACCTCACCAGACCAGACCTGGCGTTTATGAACTCTCTAATGGGAATAAGCAGTATGGGACAGCAGACGCCTATTTGCATGCCTTTCTACTTCATCAACCCCTCTGCCGCGGCGTCCTACATGCCTTTTTTAGACAAGAACAACATTGAGAAGTACATGTACCCCGCGGCCGCCGCTCTCGGGTCCCCTTTCCCCTGGCTGTACCCCGCACAcgctgccgccgccgccgctgccgCTGCCGCGTTCCCCGGCCTGTCTGCACACTTTGGAGCCTCCTCTCAGTCCAAGGACTCCCAGAGTCCAGACAGCGACGAGTCACGGGAGGATGAGACGGACTCACCTGAGGAGGACGACGGGGAGGGTGACGTAGCTGATCTGTCTCTGGAGAGCAACAACAGTCCGCAGCATCAGCTGTCTGCGTGTCCAACGAGCTAA
- the bhlhe41 gene encoding class E basic helix-loop-helix protein 41 isoform X2: MDERKTRREVMDERIPHLQERQFMEHADFLGVDYPSLYMCKSKRGIKRDDGGKDAYKLPHRLIEKKRRDRINECIGQLKDLLPEHLKLSTLGHLEKAVVLELTLKHLNALTAVTEQQHQKIIALQNGDRSLKSSIHADLDAFHSGFQTCAKEVLQYLSQFENWATREQRCAQLIGHLHTALAQFHPGAPPPPPPLPLQQHQTPAGGDSQSGQRADNNSQANCVPVIQRTQVGGELNENDTDTDSGYGGEAEKSEAKDKECEQRDKAQQQQQQQGHKAVKIKQEFGDDRAAKKPKMNWSGSGVGGADLTRPDLAFMNSLMGISSMGQQTPICMPFYFINPSAAASYMPFLDKNNIEKYMYPAAAALGSPFPWLYPAHAAAAAAAAAAFPGLSAHFGASSQSKDSQSPDSDESREDETDSPEEDDGEGDVADLSLESNNSPQHQLSACPTS, from the exons ATGGATGAGAGAAAGACCAGGAGAGAGGTGATGGATGAGAGAATACCGCATTTACAGGAGAGGCAGTTCATGGAGCACGCCGATTTCTTGGG GGTGGATTATCCCTCCCTGTACATGTGCAAATCCAAAAGAGGAATAAAGCGAGACGATGGTGGGAAG GACGCGTACAAGTTACCTCACCGGTTGatagagaagaaaagaagagacagaaTCAACGAATGTATCGGCCAGCTGAAGGATTTATTACCCGAACATCTGAAGCTGTCG aCTCTGGGGCATTTAGAGAAAGCCGTGGTCCTGGAGTTAACACTGAAACATCTGAACGCACTGACTGCTGTCACCGAGCAGCAGCACCAGAAGATCATCGCTCTGCAGAACG GGGACCGGTCGTTAAAATCCTCCATCCACGCAGACCTGGACGCGTTCCACTCCGGGTTCCAGACCTGTGCCAAAGAGGTCCTGCAGTACCTGAGTCAGTTTGAGAACTGGGCGACGCGGGAGCAGAGGTGCGCGCAGCTCATCGGTCACCTCCACACGGCGCTGGCTCAGTTCCATCCCGGtgcgccgccgccgccgccgccgctgccgCTCCAGCAGCACCAGACCCCCGCGGGGGGGGACTCGCAGAGCGGGCAGAGGGCAGACAACAACAGCCAAGCGAACTGCGTCCCGGTCATCCAGAGGACCCAGGTGGGGGGGGAGCTTAACGAGAATGACACGGACACGGACAGTGGATACGGGGGCGAGGCGGAAAAGAGCGAGGCGAAAGACAAAGAGTGTGAGCAGCGCGACAaggcgcagcagcagcagcagcagcagggacacAAAGCTGTGAAAATCAAGCAGGAGTTTGGAGATGACCGCGCTGCCAAGAAACCAAAGATGAACTGGAGTGGGAGCGGGGTGGGCGGCGCTGACCTCACCAGACCAGACCTGGCGTTTATGAACTCTCTAATGGGAATAAGCAGTATGGGACAGCAGACGCCTATTTGCATGCCTTTCTACTTCATCAACCCCTCTGCCGCGGCGTCCTACATGCCTTTTTTAGACAAGAACAACATTGAGAAGTACATGTACCCCGCGGCCGCCGCTCTCGGGTCCCCTTTCCCCTGGCTGTACCCCGCACAcgctgccgccgccgccgctgccgCTGCCGCGTTCCCCGGCCTGTCTGCACACTTTGGAGCCTCCTCTCAGTCCAAGGACTCCCAGAGTCCAGACAGCGACGAGTCACGGGAGGATGAGACGGACTCACCTGAGGAGGACGACGGGGAGGGTGACGTAGCTGATCTGTCTCTGGAGAGCAACAACAGTCCGCAGCATCAGCTGTCTGCGTGTCCAACGAGCTAA
- the sspn gene encoding sarcospan, with protein sequence MGQKEKKEGKKRRDESPAPDDIKKCRFCRFPLLVALLQLLLGVSVAAVAFLMLAISPSLLARETPHWAGIILCLVSIVGFILYCTTYLPDERTSMQFIGKLLYFILCTIGLVISVLVVAFAGHHYTQTSSLSCERDGEDCACKLDPSDPIARTFTYEGVSDCGEITETLTLYFLIQIVLNLVQALVCAVGAFIMWKHRYQVFFAGLQIGSPSSQQWQKV encoded by the exons atggggcagaaagagaagaaggagggcaagaagaggagagatgagagCCCGGCGCCGGACGACATCAAAAAGTGCAGATTCTGTCGCTTCCCTCTGCTCGTCGCCctgctccagctgctgctgggGGTGTCCGTGGCAGCCGTGGCGTTCCTCATGTTGGCCATCAGCCCCTCGCTCCTGGCCAGGGAGACCCCACACTGGGCTGGGATCATT CTGTGTTTAGTTTCTATCGTCGGCTTCATCCTGTACTGCACCACCTACCTGCCCGATGAGAGGACGTCCATGCAGTTCATCGGCAAG ctcctgtaCTTCATCCTGTGCACAATCGGCCTGGTCATCTCCGTGCTGGTCGTGGCGTTCGCCGGACACCACTACACTCAGACCAGCAGCCTCAGCTGCGAGCGGGACGGGGAGGACTGCGCGTGCAAACTGGACCCGAGTGACCCCATCGCCCGCACCTTCACCTACGAGGGAGTGAGCGACTGCGGGGAGATCACAGAGACCCTCACGCTCTACTTCCTGATACAGATCGTGCTGAATCTGGTCCAGGCCCTGGTCTGCGCCGTGGGAGCCTTCATCATGTGGAAGCACCGGTACCAGGTGTTCTTCGCTGGCCTGCAGATCGGCTCGCCCTCCTCCCAGCAGTGGCAGAAGGTTTAA